The Candidatus Marinarcus aquaticus genome contains the following window.
TGTTGTGACGGCATATACGAGTGAAAAGTATTTATTACAACTTATTGATATGCATATTGAAAAATATATTTTCAAACCAATTACTTTGGAAAAACTAATCAGTGCGTTGGAAGATTGTCAAAAAAAGTTTTCTAATAGCAGTAATTTAAAAAGAACGCTTCCCGATGATTATGCATATGATTGGAATCAAAAAATCTTATTACATAAAGACAAAATGATTACTTTAACCAAAAAAGAGATTCTATTTTTAGAACTTCTTTTTAAAAACATAGATAGTGTAACTTCCTTTGAAGAGTTGCAAGAAGTTGTTTGGCAAGACAGTGTTATGACGGATAATGCTTTGCGTTCTTTGATTAGAAACCTAAGAAAAAAACTACCAAAAGATTTTATTGTCAATTTATCCGGTATTGGTTATAAAGTTGCGTAAATATTTATTTCTTCTTTTATACGTGAGCTTCTTATTCTCAAATGAAGCAATAACATATAAGCATGATCAAACGGATAAAATTCTTATAAATAAGATGACAAAAGAGTCCGAACTAAAAGTATATATGCCAACCCTTCCATATTTCAACTTAATAAGTTTGATTAATGGTACTTTAGTAAAACTCAGTGACTCTAAAAGAGGATGGGATTACTATTTAGCATATAAACATAAAAAGATAGATGAACTCACCTATGACTTTTGGTTAAGAGATGATGTGCGTTATCAAGATGGCACAAAATTTGATGCTGATTCTGTTGTTAATAATTTGAAGCATTTTATGGAAGGGCCTTTTTTATACAGTAATATTCATAATGCATTAGACTCCGTTGAAAAGTTAAATGATTATAAGATAAGAATACACTTGAAAATACCTTATGGTATGTTATTAAATGATTTGTGTGTAATCAATTTTTATACAAAAAAATATTATGAAAAATATAATTGGGCCCCCAGTTTAACAGCTCAAAATACAAAAGGTCCTGGTCTTTATGGAGCAGGGCCATATATCATGGCTCAAGGTTATGCTACAGGATTAAAACAGAGTAAAAAGATAGTTTTAACCGCCAATCCATATTATTTTGAAAAAAACAAACCTTATATAAATAAAATTACTATTTATACAAAACTTCCAACAAAAGAGGTTATAAATGATATTTCAAAACATGAAGGAAAGCTTGATATTGCTTATATCCCTTATAATAAAAAAACTGAAATAGTAAATTCAAAATATGCGAAGCTTTTGATTTCTCCTTCACATGGTAATTTAACAGTTCATATGAATCTGATAAAGAAAAACTCAAAACTTAAAAATATAAAAGTAAGACAAGCATTAAATGATGCAATTGATCAAAAAAAATTAATCAAGTTTGCTTTTAGAAATGAAGCGAGAATATCGCCATTTTTACTATCTTCGAATACTTATTTTTCAAAAGAGTTATCAAAAAAACACTTAAATCGAAAATCAAGATTTACTCAAAAACAGTTGCATGATATTTTAAATGGTTTAGAGTTGAAAGTTATTACCCAAGATAGGTTTATGTCTGTTTGGAAAGGAGTTGAGTATCAATTATCCCAATATGGTGTAAAGTTAATTTATACAATAACAAGTGATGAAAAAGTTGTTTTAGAAAAGCTTTTAAACAATAGAAAAAATATTTATGATTGGGATTTATTAATTTGGGGAAATGAGGATTGGAATGGAAGCCCTTGGACGGCATTTTTTACCTTATATACAAAAGCGAATTGGTGCTCAATTGATAAAGATGATTATTTAGTCAATGAGTTTGAAAAGTTATTCAGACTCGATACAAATTCAAAAGAGTTTCAAAAAGGGGTCAATAAAATCTTATTGTACAGTTATGAAAAAGCTTATACGTTGGTTTTACCTTCACCGAATATCGTCATTGCTTTAAATAAAGAGGTCTATTACCACCCTTCAGAGATGTCAACTTTCCCTTTGTGGAATGCAAAAATTACCCCGTATCATTGGTCGATTAGAAAAGGGAATTTAGATAAAAGTAGACTCAATTACCTTTATCCAATTAGGATTAAAAATGAATAATTTAAAAATACGACAAAAGTTTATTATATTAGGACTTATTGCTCTTATTTCATTGGTGTTGTTGGCTTTACTGTCTCTAAAAATAAATAAAGACAGTTTCACGAATTCAAATAATGTTGTAATAAACTTTAAAGACACACAAGAGATTCAAACTTTTTATATAGAAGAACTTTTTTTATTAAGAGAGGTAACTCTGTCTTTAGTGATATCTCCAAATGATGATTTTAAAAAGATGTTTGATGAGAAAATCTCACCTATTTTAAAAAGATTAGATAGAAAATTTTCAAATGAAACACCTGCTAATAGAAAAGCGTGGAAAAATTATAAAAGACTTGTTTTAAAAACCAGAGAGTACTCTTTGAATGGATTTGATGAGGGTGCTTTTATGAATACTTCATCGGTGGAGAGAGATAGCTTCTATTTTTTGATTAATACGTTAAAAACAATTCAAACAAAGAATTTACAAGAGTCAGAAAAAAAATTAAAAGAATTGAAAAATGATATAAAAATAAACAATATCTATATTCTTTTAGGAGTTTTGATTATTGGTGTTTTTGGATTTATTATTAATCTGACCGTTGTTTTTAAAATAGTAAAACAAATAGAGAGTGTACAAAGTGGATTGCAGAAGTTTTTTAAATATTTAACAAATCCTACTGCTTATAAAGAACAGTTGCATATTGATATAAACAGTAAAGATGAACTGGGATTGATGGCAGAAGCTATCAATACAAAAGTAAAATTAATAAAAGAAAATTTACAAGATGACTACAGGTTGATACAAGAGGCTACTTTTACTTTGGATTATTTAAAAGAGGGAAAATTTGGTAAAAGACTCAAAGAAGAAGGAAAATCAAAAGAATTAAATGTATTAAAAAATGTAATGAACCAAATGATTGATAGCTTGGAAAATAAAATACAAAAAGAGATAAAGCAAAGAACCAATCAAGAAAAACTTATGATGCAACAATCAAAACTCGCAGCTATGGGGGAGATGATAGGAAATATTGCCCACCAATGGAGACAACCCTTAGGTGAAATAAATGCAGTATTGATGGAAATAGAGACCATTACCCGATATGGAAAACTTGAAGAAGAACATCTTTTAAACAGTATAAAAATCTGTAATGAAATTACAGAGCATATGTCTACGACGATAAGTGATTTCCAAAACTTTTTTAAACCCTCAAAACAAAAAGATAAATTTTCAGTATTAGAAGTGTGCAAAAAAGCGGTATCAATAATCAATGCCTCTTTAAAGAACAATAACATAGAACTGCTCCTTGATATTGAAGAAGATAACACAATAGAAGGTTATTCAAATGAGTTTTCTCATGCTATCTTAAATATCATTTCAAATGCGAAAGACGCACTGATATCAAGAAAAATTAAAAATCCAATCATAATTTTAAGTATAAAAGTGGGTAAAGAGTTTACGGTCATTAAAATAGAAGATAACGCAGGAGGAATTAATTTAGAAGATATAAATTTAGTCTTTGAACCTTATTTTACTACGAAAGGTGAAAAAAGAGGTACAGGAATAGGTTTATATATGACAAAAGTAATTATTGAAGATAATATGCATGGCTTTATTGATGTAAAAAATACAAATAAAGGAGCACTTTTTAGAATAAAAGTAAAATGATTTTTCCCACTTTTTTCCCACTTTTTTCCAACTAATAGGACTTTTTTTTTATATATACTTTTTAAAATAAAACAAATAAAGGAGCAATATGAAAAAGAGTCTAATTCTTGGAATGACTGTATTGACAGTTTCATTATACGCAAGTGAAACAATGTACAGTAGCAGTGTAAAGAATCTTTATGAAGCTGCTAATAGTGATGCCGTTAAGGGAAGACTTTTACCTACATCAGAAGTTAAAGTGGTAGAAAAAAATGCAGATAAATCTAAAATAGAAATTGAAGGATTTATGAAAGCTGGAGTATCTAATGCCATTTACTTTGTAAAGGGAAAAAGAATCTTAGTTGCTGGACTGAGTAAAAATGGACAGTTTGATGTAAAAAAACTTTCATCAAGTAAAGATGAAGATGGCGTAGAGTGGGATAAAGTAGTTTTAACTGCCTATACAAAAAATGACAATCTAACTAAAGATCTAAAACCCCTATATGATAAAGCAGAAAATTTATATAAAAATAATTGTGCAATCTGTCATCCTGCACATCCCATAGCTGAATTTACTGCAAATCAATGGCCAAGTATGTTTAAAGCAATGGTGAATAGAACTGCTATTCCAAAACAAGAGAGATATTTAGTAACACAATTTTTGCAAAAACATGCAAAAGATATGAAAGGTGAGTAAAATGAAAAATATTGATCAAAAAAGAAGAGGGTTTTTAAGAGTTGCAGCACTATTCAGTACCGTTCCATTTATTGATGCAATTACAAAAAGAGGTGAATTACTTGCCGGAACAATTGCAAAGTTCTCTACAAAGTTAGTTGAAAATGGTGAAGTATTAACAGCTGCTCACTGGGGTATGTTAAAACTGACTATAAAAAATGGGAAAGTAGTAAAATCTGAACCTTATCAAAAAACGTCGAGTATTGAAAATTCATTACAACATTATACACAAGATTTAGTATATGCGGATGATAGAGTCAAATATCCAATGGTAAGAAAATCTTACTTAGAAAATCCAGATAGTCCTAAACCTGAATTAAGAGGTGCTGATGAATGGGTGAGAGTCTCTTATGATGATGCCATTAAATTAGTTGCAAAAGAGCTTAAAAAAACAAGAAAAGAAAAAGGTGCAGAGGGAGTATTTGCAGGAAGTTACGGTTGGAAAAGTAGTGGTAGTATCCACAACTGTAGAGTTCTATTACATAGATTCATGACTGCAACAGGTGGATTTACTGGTACGGTTGGTGATTATTCAACAGGTGCTTCGCAAGTAATTATGCCACACGTATTAGGGACACTTGAAGTGTATGAACAACAAACTTCATGGCCTGTGGTATTAGAAAGTTCAGAAGTTGTAGTAATTTGGGGAGCAAACCCACTGGCAACTTTAAAAATTGCATGGACTTCAACTGATGAAAATGGATTTAAATATTTCGAAAAACTAAAAAAATCTGGTAAAAAGATAATCAGTATTGATCCATATAAAACAGAAACTTGCGAATACTTAGATGCACAATGGATTGCACCAAATCCAAATACAGACGTTGCAATGATGATGGGTATGGTACATACACTATTAGAAGCAAAAAAATATGATGCAGCCTTTTTAGCCGATTATACTGAAGGTTTTGATAAATTTAAAGAGTATTTATACGGAAAAGATGATGGTATTGTAAAAAGTGCTAAATGGGCATCAAAAATTTGTGGAGTAGATGAAAAAACCATTAATTCATTGGCTCATCTATTCTATGATAACAGAACAATGTTTATGTCTGGATGGGGAATGCAAAGAGCTCATCATGGGGAACAACCTCACTGGATGTTGGTAACTCTTGCTTCAGTTATTGGACAAATTGGACTTCCTGGTGGTGGATTTGGATTATCTTATCACTATTCAAATGGTGGTGTTCCTACTGCAAAAAGTGCCATTATTGGTGGTATCACTGCAAATGTAACTCCTACAAAAGATGAAGGTGGAGCAGCGTGGTTAAGAAATGCAGCTAAATACTCTTTCCCTGTTGCAAGAATTGCAGATGCACTTTTAAATCCAGGAAAAACAATTGATTTTAATGGTAAAAAAGTTACGTATCCAGAGATTGATTTTATCTATTGGGTAGGTGGAAATCCATTAGTGCACCATCAAGATACAAATACCTTATTAGAAGCTTGGAAAAAACCAAGAACGGTTGTTGTTAATGAAGCATTTTGGACTCCAACAGCAAGAATGGCAGATATTGTAATGCCAACAACAACTTCATATGAAAGAAATGATATCACTGCAACGGGTGATTATTCAAACTTAAATATTGTTCCTATGAAACAAGCCGTTAAGAAACAGTTTGAAGCAAGAGATGATTACCAAATCTTCAGTGATTTATCGAAAGAGTTTGGTGTATTTGATAAATATACTCAAAATAAAACCGAAATGCAATGGATAGAAGAGTTCTATGAAAAAGCTTATAAACAAGCTCAAAATATGAAATTACCTATGCCAACATTTAGAGAGTTTTGGAGTAAAAACCAACCAATAACTTTTGATGTTCCATATGAAAATACACAATTTGTAAGATATGCTGACTTTAGAGAAGATCCAATTTTAAATCCACTTGGAACACCATCTGGAAGAATAGAGATCTATTCTAAAACAATAGAAAAAATGAATTATGAACATTGTAAAGCACATCCAACTTGGTTAGAACCAGCTGAGTGGGTAGGTATGGAAGATAAACCTGCAGAGTTTGCATTGATCTCTCCACACCCAAGTCATAGACTGCACTCTCAACTTAATAATACAAGTTTAAGAAAAAAATATGCAGTTGCAAATAGAGAGCCAATTTGGATTAATACAAAAGATGCAAAAGCAAAAGGTATCAAATCGGGTGATGTGGTAAGAGTATTTAATGACAGAGGTGAAATCTTAACCGGTGCCATTGTAACGGATGGATTAAAACCTGGGATCGTTAGAGTACAAGAGGGCGCTTGGTATGATCCCTTGGAAAAAGGAAAAATTGGAGCACTTTGTAAAAATGGTAATGCAAACCTTTTAACAAAAGATATTCCAACATCAGAACTTGCTATGGGAAATAGTTCAAATACTGCTTTAGTTAATATTGAAAAATATACAAAAAAAGCACCTGACTTAACTATTTTTAAACAACCTAGCTAAAATAAAAGTAGAGATTTCTTCTCTACTTTTAACTTCAAGACAAAAATAGTTGATTACATTTAAAAATTAAACAGCAACAACAGCTTCAATCTCTACTTTTAAATCTGGGTGAAAAAGTTTGTTAACTTGTACCAAAGAACTTGCAGGTAAATTTTCTTTGTAGATTTCAAAAAGAGTGGTTCTTAGTTCATCTACTCTTTCAAAATCTGTAACAAAAATAGTTACTTTGATAATATTTTTTAAACTGCTCTTTTCTACTTTTGCAATTTTTTCTATTTGTTTAAATATCTCTTTTGCTTGAAACTCTATTGTTTGAGTTTGAGCTAGAGAACCAAAAGCACTTAAACCAGAGAGATAAAGCAGATTATTGTGTTTGACTGCATGTACATAAGGCCCTACAGGTTTATCTATATTGTCATAGTTTTTTCGTATTGCTTTCATCTTATTTTCCATCTATATCTCTAAATCTTTCAACCATCCATTGCGGATACTCTTTATTTAAAGCACTGATTTTATCCAGTCTTTCAAGTTCCATTTCATTTAAAATGATATTTGTTGATTCTATGTTATCTTTGAGCTGATCTACCCTTTTTGCACCAATAATGGTACTTGTAACTGCTTTTTGAGCTTCTACCCAAGCTAAAGCCACTTGTGCAGCCGATACTTGACGTGCTTTGGCAATCTCTTTTAGAACATCAATAATTTCATAGCTTTTATCTTTATTTAGAGGTGGAAAATCAAAGTTTGCTCTTCTTGCATCCTTTGTTTCGACTTCTTTAGTATATTTTCCACTTAAAAAACCACCACTTAATGGACTCCAAGGCATGATTGATAAGTTTTGATCTAAAGCTAAAGGGATAAGTTCTCTCTCTATATCCCTAGCAGAAAGAGAATAGTGATATTGTAAAGCTACAAATTGATGCCATCCATTTTTTGAAGCTATAGCATTGGCTTTCATCACCATCCAAGCAGGCCAGTTACAAACACCAAGGTATCTTACTTTTCCACTTTGAACAATATCATTGAGTGAACGCATGATCTCTTCTATATTTGTGGTGCTGTCTGTTCCATGAACATATAAAATATCAACATGCTCCATTTGCAGTCTTTTTAAACTATCTTCTACGGAGTTAAAAATATGATATCTTGAAAGTCCAGAGTGGTTGGGTTTCTCTTTCATCATACTTCTTACTTTTGTAGCAATAACCAATTCATCTCGTGGGATATTTAAATCTTTTAAAGCTTGTCCTAAAAGTTGTTCTGATTCTCCATAAGAGTAGATATTTGCAGTGTCAATAAAGTTGATGCCACTTTCAAAAGCAGTTTTTACAATACTATTGACCTCTTCTTGATCAGCTTTTCCTATATGTTCCCAAAACCCACCTCTGTTTCCACCAAAAGTCATTGTGCCTAAACAAAGCTCTGATACGAATAGTCCTGTGTTACTTAAGTTGTTGTATTTCATGTTA
Protein-coding sequences here:
- a CDS encoding response regulator transcription factor, which translates into the protein MSNKYLKSLKVLFIEDEDLIRDKIVSSLEYIVAEVISASNGIEALEKLQNFTPDLIITDLEMPEMNGADFIHEVRKKDKDICIVVVTAYTSEKYLLQLIDMHIEKYIFKPITLEKLISALEDCQKKFSNSSNLKRTLPDDYAYDWNQKILLHKDKMITLTKKEILFLELLFKNIDSVTSFEELQEVVWQDSVMTDNALRSLIRNLRKKLPKDFIVNLSGIGYKVA
- the torA gene encoding trimethylamine-N-oxide reductase TorA — encoded protein: MKNIDQKRRGFLRVAALFSTVPFIDAITKRGELLAGTIAKFSTKLVENGEVLTAAHWGMLKLTIKNGKVVKSEPYQKTSSIENSLQHYTQDLVYADDRVKYPMVRKSYLENPDSPKPELRGADEWVRVSYDDAIKLVAKELKKTRKEKGAEGVFAGSYGWKSSGSIHNCRVLLHRFMTATGGFTGTVGDYSTGASQVIMPHVLGTLEVYEQQTSWPVVLESSEVVVIWGANPLATLKIAWTSTDENGFKYFEKLKKSGKKIISIDPYKTETCEYLDAQWIAPNPNTDVAMMMGMVHTLLEAKKYDAAFLADYTEGFDKFKEYLYGKDDGIVKSAKWASKICGVDEKTINSLAHLFYDNRTMFMSGWGMQRAHHGEQPHWMLVTLASVIGQIGLPGGGFGLSYHYSNGGVPTAKSAIIGGITANVTPTKDEGGAAWLRNAAKYSFPVARIADALLNPGKTIDFNGKKVTYPEIDFIYWVGGNPLVHHQDTNTLLEAWKKPRTVVVNEAFWTPTARMADIVMPTTTSYERNDITATGDYSNLNIVPMKQAVKKQFEARDDYQIFSDLSKEFGVFDKYTQNKTEMQWIEEFYEKAYKQAQNMKLPMPTFREFWSKNQPITFDVPYENTQFVRYADFREDPILNPLGTPSGRIEIYSKTIEKMNYEHCKAHPTWLEPAEWVGMEDKPAEFALISPHPSHRLHSQLNNTSLRKKYAVANREPIWINTKDAKAKGIKSGDVVRVFNDRGEILTGAIVTDGLKPGIVRVQEGAWYDPLEKGKIGALCKNGNANLLTKDIPTSELAMGNSSNTALVNIEKYTKKAPDLTIFKQPS
- a CDS encoding cytochrome C, with the protein product MKKSLILGMTVLTVSLYASETMYSSSVKNLYEAANSDAVKGRLLPTSEVKVVEKNADKSKIEIEGFMKAGVSNAIYFVKGKRILVAGLSKNGQFDVKKLSSSKDEDGVEWDKVVLTAYTKNDNLTKDLKPLYDKAENLYKNNCAICHPAHPIAEFTANQWPSMFKAMVNRTAIPKQERYLVTQFLQKHAKDMKGE
- a CDS encoding RidA family protein, with translation MKAIRKNYDNIDKPVGPYVHAVKHNNLLYLSGLSAFGSLAQTQTIEFQAKEIFKQIEKIAKVEKSSLKNIIKVTIFVTDFERVDELRTTLFEIYKENLPASSLVQVNKLFHPDLKVEIEAVVAV
- a CDS encoding aldo/keto reductase yields the protein MKYNNLSNTGLFVSELCLGTMTFGGNRGGFWEHIGKADQEEVNSIVKTAFESGINFIDTANIYSYGESEQLLGQALKDLNIPRDELVIATKVRSMMKEKPNHSGLSRYHIFNSVEDSLKRLQMEHVDILYVHGTDSTTNIEEIMRSLNDIVQSGKVRYLGVCNWPAWMVMKANAIASKNGWHQFVALQYHYSLSARDIERELIPLALDQNLSIMPWSPLSGGFLSGKYTKEVETKDARRANFDFPPLNKDKSYEIIDVLKEIAKARQVSAAQVALAWVEAQKAVTSTIIGAKRVDQLKDNIESTNIILNEMELERLDKISALNKEYPQWMVERFRDIDGK
- a CDS encoding ABC transporter substrate-binding protein; this translates as MTKESELKVYMPTLPYFNLISLINGTLVKLSDSKRGWDYYLAYKHKKIDELTYDFWLRDDVRYQDGTKFDADSVVNNLKHFMEGPFLYSNIHNALDSVEKLNDYKIRIHLKIPYGMLLNDLCVINFYTKKYYEKYNWAPSLTAQNTKGPGLYGAGPYIMAQGYATGLKQSKKIVLTANPYYFEKNKPYINKITIYTKLPTKEVINDISKHEGKLDIAYIPYNKKTEIVNSKYAKLLISPSHGNLTVHMNLIKKNSKLKNIKVRQALNDAIDQKKLIKFAFRNEARISPFLLSSNTYFSKELSKKHLNRKSRFTQKQLHDILNGLELKVITQDRFMSVWKGVEYQLSQYGVKLIYTITSDEKVVLEKLLNNRKNIYDWDLLIWGNEDWNGSPWTAFFTLYTKANWCSIDKDDYLVNEFEKLFRLDTNSKEFQKGVNKILLYSYEKAYTLVLPSPNIVIALNKEVYYHPSEMSTFPLWNAKITPYHWSIRKGNLDKSRLNYLYPIRIKNE
- a CDS encoding sensor histidine kinase yields the protein MNGFDEGAFMNTSSVERDSFYFLINTLKTIQTKNLQESEKKLKELKNDIKINNIYILLGVLIIGVFGFIINLTVVFKIVKQIESVQSGLQKFFKYLTNPTAYKEQLHIDINSKDELGLMAEAINTKVKLIKENLQDDYRLIQEATFTLDYLKEGKFGKRLKEEGKSKELNVLKNVMNQMIDSLENKIQKEIKQRTNQEKLMMQQSKLAAMGEMIGNIAHQWRQPLGEINAVLMEIETITRYGKLEEEHLLNSIKICNEITEHMSTTISDFQNFFKPSKQKDKFSVLEVCKKAVSIINASLKNNNIELLLDIEEDNTIEGYSNEFSHAILNIISNAKDALISRKIKNPIIILSIKVGKEFTVIKIEDNAGGINLEDINLVFEPYFTTKGEKRGTGIGLYMTKVIIEDNMHGFIDVKNTNKGALFRIKVK